A genomic window from Pseudogulbenkiania sp. MAI-1 includes:
- a CDS encoding HDOD domain-containing protein: MELANWLQSIADRRWPILPATLDDVQAACARHAELINISELSNLCLSDPLLLFDLLRAIGTMSALHENDAAPTVEQAVMLMGLERVTRRFAQVTALRPQAGKLDDEVVEVVADWLGRSRVAAYLVKDWLSLHGEHKVEDCFVAALLYNLPACFFLLYRNQLPDQPLLQAVSGYFGLDYPKLLERFIQAAGLPRGLLTLLGSGGTTTPRKQLLKLAVATANGIGSGWWRSPWTTGIEVAARQMRISYEEAYRCVLGAAESVAKKPRAPAYTYPIRELLMLPGEHPPRASMTATAALNEVEQLEQLMRESIRHLANDLRFERILFLRYDQAAHALRLRYQIGLAESSPLRRLAVELEPGSFFALLTGKPQSFHAPAQVRAQLGAKYQDPFFDHIGDGEFAVMTLYTGHTLSGVFYVDNGNSGRAIDPDTYHRFKDLVTRLARHP; encoded by the coding sequence ATGGAACTCGCTAACTGGCTACAGTCCATCGCCGACCGGCGCTGGCCCATTCTGCCGGCCACCCTGGACGACGTACAGGCGGCCTGCGCCCGCCATGCCGAGCTGATCAATATCTCCGAATTGTCCAATCTGTGCCTGTCGGACCCCTTGTTGCTGTTCGACCTGCTGCGAGCCATCGGCACCATGTCGGCCTTGCACGAGAACGATGCCGCGCCGACGGTGGAGCAGGCGGTGATGCTGATGGGGCTGGAGCGGGTCACGCGCCGGTTTGCCCAGGTCACCGCCTTGCGACCGCAGGCGGGCAAGCTGGACGACGAGGTGGTCGAGGTCGTGGCCGACTGGCTCGGCCGCAGCCGCGTGGCGGCCTACCTGGTCAAGGATTGGCTGTCGCTGCACGGGGAACACAAGGTCGAGGATTGCTTCGTCGCGGCCTTGCTGTACAACCTGCCGGCCTGCTTCTTCCTGCTGTATCGCAATCAGCTTCCCGACCAGCCCTTGCTGCAGGCGGTGTCGGGGTATTTCGGGCTGGACTATCCCAAGCTGCTGGAGCGCTTCATCCAGGCTGCCGGCTTGCCTCGGGGCTTGCTGACACTGTTGGGGAGCGGCGGTACGACCACACCGCGCAAGCAGCTGCTGAAACTGGCTGTGGCCACGGCCAACGGCATCGGCTCGGGCTGGTGGCGCTCGCCGTGGACGACCGGCATCGAGGTCGCCGCCCGGCAAATGCGCATCAGCTACGAGGAGGCCTATCGCTGTGTGCTTGGCGCCGCCGAGAGCGTGGCGAAGAAGCCGCGCGCCCCGGCCTATACCTATCCGATACGTGAGTTGCTGATGCTGCCGGGGGAACATCCTCCCCGCGCCAGCATGACCGCGACGGCGGCATTGAACGAGGTGGAGCAGCTGGAGCAGCTGATGCGCGAGTCGATCCGCCATCTGGCCAACGATCTGCGCTTCGAACGCATCCTGTTTCTGCGCTACGACCAGGCCGCACACGCTCTGCGTCTGCGCTACCAGATAGGCCTGGCCGAGAGTTCGCCGCTGCGCCGGCTCGCCGTGGAACTGGAACCCGGCTCCTTCTTCGCGCTGCTGACCGGCAAGCCGCAGAGCTTCCACGCTCCGGCGCAGGTGCGCGCCCAACTGGGGGCAAAGTATCAAGACCCGTTCTTCGATCATATCGGCGACGGCGAATTCGCCGTGATGACGCTCTATACCGGCCATACCCTGAGTGGCGTGTTCTACGTCGACAACGGCAACAGCGGCCGAGCGATCGACCCGGATACCTATCATCGCTTCAAGGATCTGGTGACGCGGCTTGCGCGTCACCCTTAA
- a CDS encoding RNA methyltransferase, with amino-acid sequence MPHPYRTLTSPHNETLKHLARLVQSARDRRKDDVIVLEGIHLLEAALEQGVAPAQCFVNEAALARPEVLRLLARLPQTLSPLVVPETLLGKLTSLSSAPELIAVCQRPHPPRHSGSCLLLEDIQDPGNMGTILRSAAASGVMEVYLSKGCADVFSPKVLRAGMGAHFVLNLHEAADLAEVLSGFAGRKLVTHLEGSQSLYAQDLSGEVAFVFGNEGAGVSEALLGLADCRVRIPMPGHAESLNVAMAATICLFERVRQLDVLPLTDAG; translated from the coding sequence ATGCCTCACCCTTACCGTACCCTCACTTCGCCCCATAACGAGACCCTCAAACATCTGGCACGGCTGGTTCAGTCCGCGCGCGATCGCCGCAAGGACGACGTCATCGTACTGGAAGGCATTCATCTGCTGGAGGCGGCGCTGGAGCAGGGTGTCGCGCCGGCCCAATGTTTCGTCAACGAGGCGGCGCTGGCGCGCCCCGAGGTCTTGCGGCTGCTTGCTCGCCTGCCGCAGACGCTGTCGCCGCTGGTGGTGCCGGAAACCCTGCTGGGCAAGCTGACCTCGCTCTCCAGCGCCCCGGAGCTGATCGCCGTCTGTCAGCGTCCGCACCCACCGCGCCACAGCGGCAGCTGTCTCTTGCTGGAAGACATCCAGGATCCCGGCAATATGGGCACCATCCTGCGCTCGGCGGCGGCCTCGGGGGTGATGGAGGTCTACCTGTCGAAGGGCTGTGCCGACGTGTTTTCTCCCAAGGTGCTGCGCGCCGGCATGGGAGCGCATTTCGTGCTCAACCTGCATGAAGCGGCGGATCTGGCCGAGGTGCTGTCCGGCTTTGCCGGCCGCAAGCTGGTGACGCATCTGGAGGGCAGCCAGTCGCTCTACGCGCAGGATCTGAGCGGCGAGGTGGCGTTCGTCTTCGGCAACGAGGGGGCCGGGGTCTCGGAGGCGCTGCTGGGGCTGGCGGACTGCCGGGTGCGCATCCCGATGCCGGGGCATGCCGAATCTCTCAACGTGGCGATGGCCGCCACCATTTGCCTGTTCGAGCGGGTGCGGCAGCTTGACGTCCTTCCACTGACGGACGCCGGCTAA
- the motB gene encoding flagellar motor protein MotB, with protein sequence MADESQRPIIVKRIKKGGHGHHGGAWKIAYADFVTAMMAFFLLMWLLGSVSQGTLQGIAEYFRTPLKVALAGGQGAGDATSMIKGGGTDLTRQAGQVKRAREEEIQQEKARLAKLQKKIESNIQQSAVLKVYKNQLQLEMTPEGLRIQIIDEQNRPMFDSGSANLLPHTRAILQELGKELNGVANRLSISGHTDAKPFAGAQHGYSNWELSADRANAARRELLAGGLMQDKILRVVGLAAANPLLRSNVFSPENRRIAIVVLNKEAEASILGDGLKAESEGAPQPATVPAEVAPASGEAH encoded by the coding sequence ATGGCCGACGAATCGCAACGCCCCATCATCGTCAAACGCATCAAGAAAGGCGGACATGGCCACCATGGTGGCGCCTGGAAGATCGCCTACGCCGATTTCGTGACGGCGATGATGGCTTTCTTTCTGCTGATGTGGCTGCTGGGCTCGGTCTCGCAGGGGACGCTGCAAGGCATTGCCGAATATTTCCGTACGCCGCTCAAGGTCGCACTGGCGGGCGGGCAGGGTGCCGGCGACGCCACCTCGATGATCAAGGGCGGCGGCACCGATCTGACGCGCCAGGCCGGGCAGGTCAAGAGGGCGAGAGAGGAAGAAATCCAGCAGGAAAAAGCCCGGCTGGCGAAGCTACAAAAGAAGATCGAAAGCAATATCCAGCAGAGCGCCGTGCTCAAGGTGTACAAGAACCAGTTGCAACTGGAAATGACCCCGGAAGGGCTGCGCATTCAGATCATCGACGAGCAGAACCGCCCAATGTTCGACTCTGGCAGCGCCAACCTGCTGCCGCACACCCGGGCGATCCTGCAGGAACTGGGCAAGGAGCTCAACGGCGTTGCCAACCGGCTCAGCATCTCCGGTCATACCGACGCCAAACCCTTCGCCGGCGCCCAGCATGGCTATAGCAACTGGGAACTGTCGGCCGACCGTGCCAACGCCGCGCGCCGCGAATTGCTGGCCGGCGGGCTGATGCAGGACAAGATACTGCGCGTAGTCGGTCTCGCCGCCGCCAACCCGCTGCTGCGCAGCAATGTGTTCAGTCCGGAGAACCGACGCATCGCCATCGTGGTGCTTAACAAGGAGGCGGAAGCCTCGATCCTCGGCGATGGCCTGAAGGCCGAGTCGGAAGGCGCTCCCCAGCCGGCCACGGTACCTGCCGAAGTTGCCCCGGCCAGCGGGGAGGCCCATTGA
- a CDS encoding 2-methylaconitate cis-trans isomerase PrpF family protein, whose protein sequence is MTTLHSLKATLMRGGTSKGLFFRADHLPADTEVRDRLLLRAIGSPDPYGQQIDGLGCGISSTSKIVILSPSQRPDCDVDYLFGHVAIGEPLIDWSGNCGNLSAAVPLFAVSSGLVAPDKDGPFTIHIWQANIGKRIRADILIERGQPVWHGDYRIDGVAFPGAPIRLHFLDPAGGSSGRLFPTGNPLGTLHLPDGRALAATLIDAGNPTVFVRATDLGLTGFETAADLSAELRQTLEWARAAGAVAMGLARDIASATRERPATPKISFLSPSLTAGYDLNGRILSMGRLHHAFTGTGAIALAAACAIEGTLASEIAGGVIRGRALNYSHASGGQSLEARVSRHGTGWRVDEVVMTRTARPLMSGEVWVALD, encoded by the coding sequence ATGACCACCCTGCACTCCCTCAAAGCCACCCTGATGCGCGGCGGCACCAGCAAGGGCCTGTTCTTTCGCGCCGACCACCTGCCGGCGGACACGGAGGTGCGCGACCGTCTGCTGTTGCGCGCAATCGGCAGTCCCGACCCCTATGGCCAGCAGATCGACGGCCTGGGCTGCGGCATCTCCAGCACCAGCAAGATCGTCATCCTGTCGCCGTCGCAGCGGCCCGATTGCGACGTCGATTACCTGTTCGGCCACGTCGCCATCGGCGAACCTCTGATCGACTGGTCCGGCAACTGCGGCAATCTGAGCGCCGCCGTGCCACTGTTCGCCGTCTCGTCCGGGCTGGTGGCGCCCGACAAGGATGGTCCCTTTACCATCCACATCTGGCAGGCCAACATCGGCAAGCGCATCCGCGCCGACATCCTGATCGAACGCGGCCAGCCGGTCTGGCATGGCGACTACCGCATCGACGGCGTGGCCTTCCCCGGCGCGCCGATCCGACTGCATTTCCTCGACCCGGCTGGCGGCTCCTCCGGCAGGCTGTTCCCCACCGGCAACCCGCTGGGCACGCTGCACCTGCCCGATGGCCGCGCACTGGCCGCCACGCTGATTGACGCCGGCAATCCGACGGTCTTCGTGCGCGCCACCGACCTCGGCCTCACCGGCTTCGAAACCGCTGCCGACCTGTCGGCCGAGCTGCGCCAGACGCTGGAATGGGCCCGTGCCGCCGGTGCCGTGGCGATGGGGCTGGCCCGCGACATCGCCAGCGCCACGCGCGAACGCCCCGCCACCCCCAAGATCAGCTTCCTCAGCCCGTCACTCACAGCGGGCTACGACCTGAACGGCCGCATCCTGTCGATGGGGCGGCTGCATCACGCCTTCACCGGCACCGGCGCCATCGCGCTGGCCGCCGCCTGTGCGATCGAAGGCACGCTGGCGAGCGAAATCGCTGGCGGAGTGATCCGAGGACGGGCGCTGAACTACTCGCACGCCAGCGGCGGTCAATCGCTGGAAGCACGGGTCAGCCGGCACGGCACCGGCTGGCGCGTGGACGAGGTGGTGATGACCCGCACCGCGCGCCCGCTGATGAGCGGCGAGGTGTGGGTGGCGCTGGACTAG
- a CDS encoding aspartate aminotransferase family protein, with protein sequence MQNERTTAQWRALDAAHHLHPFTDTESLNQQGARVITKADGVFLWDSEGNKILDGMAGLWCVNIGYGRKDLSEVAKRQMDELAYYNTFFKTTHPAVVELSRLLSEVAPQGFSRIFYTNSGSESVDTMIRMVRRYWDVKGKPEKKTLIGRWNGYHGSTIGGASLGGMSYMHEQGDLPIPGITHVEQPWWYRYGQGMTPEEFGVVAARWVEEKILEVGPDKVAAFVGEPIQGAGGVIIPPSTYWPEVERICRQYDVLLVADEVICGFGRTGEWFGHQLFGFRPDLFTAAKGLSSGYLPIGAVFVGDKVAQGLIEGGDFNHGFTYSGHPVAAAVAHANVKALRDEGIIDRVKHDTGPYMQQRWRAAFGGFAHVDDVRGVGLIQAFTLVKDKATHELFPDWGTVGTICRDIFFRHNLIMRACGDHMVAAPPLVISKAEIDQLIETAVQCVTECEQVLRERGLV encoded by the coding sequence ATGCAGAACGAACGTACGACAGCCCAATGGCGCGCCCTGGACGCCGCGCACCACCTGCATCCGTTCACCGACACCGAGTCGCTGAACCAACAGGGGGCGCGTGTCATCACCAAGGCCGACGGCGTGTTCCTGTGGGACTCGGAAGGCAACAAGATACTCGACGGCATGGCTGGCCTGTGGTGCGTCAACATCGGCTACGGCCGCAAGGATCTGTCCGAGGTGGCCAAGCGCCAGATGGACGAGCTGGCCTACTACAACACCTTCTTCAAGACCACCCATCCGGCGGTGGTCGAACTGTCGCGGCTGCTGTCCGAAGTGGCGCCGCAAGGCTTCAGCCGCATCTTCTACACCAATTCCGGTTCGGAGTCAGTCGATACCATGATCCGCATGGTGCGGCGCTACTGGGATGTCAAGGGCAAGCCCGAGAAGAAGACGCTGATCGGGCGCTGGAACGGCTATCACGGCTCCACCATCGGCGGCGCCAGCCTGGGGGGCATGAGCTACATGCACGAGCAGGGCGATCTGCCGATCCCCGGCATCACGCATGTCGAGCAGCCGTGGTGGTACCGCTACGGCCAGGGCATGACGCCGGAGGAGTTCGGCGTGGTGGCGGCGCGCTGGGTGGAGGAGAAAATCCTGGAGGTGGGGCCGGACAAGGTGGCGGCCTTCGTCGGCGAGCCGATTCAGGGTGCCGGCGGCGTGATCATCCCGCCATCGACCTATTGGCCAGAAGTCGAGCGCATTTGCCGCCAGTACGACGTGTTGCTGGTGGCGGACGAGGTGATCTGCGGCTTCGGCCGCACCGGCGAATGGTTCGGCCACCAGTTGTTCGGCTTCAGGCCGGATCTGTTCACCGCCGCCAAGGGGTTGTCGTCCGGCTATCTCCCGATCGGCGCGGTGTTCGTCGGCGACAAGGTGGCGCAAGGGCTGATCGAGGGCGGCGACTTCAATCACGGCTTCACCTATTCGGGGCACCCGGTCGCCGCCGCCGTGGCGCACGCCAACGTCAAGGCCTTGCGCGACGAGGGCATCATTGACCGCGTCAAGCACGACACCGGCCCTTACATGCAGCAGCGCTGGCGTGCGGCCTTCGGCGGCTTCGCCCACGTGGACGACGTGCGCGGCGTCGGCCTGATCCAGGCCTTTACTTTAGTGAAGGACAAGGCCACGCACGAGCTGTTTCCGGATTGGGGTACCGTCGGCACGATCTGCCGCGACATCTTCTTCCGCCACAACCTGATCATGCGCGCCTGCGGCGACCACATGGTGGCGGCGCCGCCGCTCGTCATCAGCAAGGCCGAGATCGACCAGTTGATCGAGACGGCGGTGCAATGCGTGACGGAGTGCGAACAGGTCTTGCGCGAGCGCGGGCTGGTCTGA
- a CDS encoding complex I NDUFA9 subunit family protein produces the protein MKYQRICVIGGSGFIGGYLAERLAEANLDITFATRNYEQHKERLIVLPKTELVEVDVHDQASLDALLHGHDAVISMVGILHGSRAAFERAHVALPEKIIQACRTNGIRRLIHISAIGADPNGPSDYQRTKGLAEQRIEASGLDWTILRPSVVFGRGDSFLTMFARLARLLPVLPLAGADTRFQPIWVDDVARAMVACLANDATIHRKLELAGPTIYTLRQLVRYVAGLGGHKPVVVGLPQGLALLQAGLMEHMPGRTLLSRDNVRSLAVDNVGTTPFPSELLGFTPTALEAIAPLYLGKAEPNEVRSHFRAEAGR, from the coding sequence ATGAAATACCAACGAATCTGCGTCATCGGTGGCAGCGGCTTCATCGGCGGCTATCTGGCCGAGAGGCTGGCCGAAGCCAACCTGGATATCACCTTCGCCACCCGGAACTACGAACAGCACAAGGAAAGACTGATCGTGCTGCCCAAGACCGAGCTGGTCGAGGTCGACGTGCACGATCAGGCCAGCCTCGACGCCCTGCTGCACGGCCACGACGCGGTGATCAGCATGGTCGGCATCCTGCACGGCAGCCGGGCGGCGTTCGAGCGCGCCCACGTCGCGTTGCCGGAAAAGATCATCCAGGCCTGCCGCACCAACGGTATCCGCCGTCTGATCCACATCAGTGCGATCGGCGCCGATCCCAACGGCCCCAGCGACTACCAGCGGACCAAGGGCTTGGCCGAACAGCGCATCGAAGCCAGTGGGCTCGACTGGACCATCCTGCGCCCGTCGGTGGTATTCGGGCGCGGCGACAGCTTCCTGACGATGTTCGCCCGCCTCGCCCGCCTGCTGCCGGTGCTGCCCCTGGCCGGCGCCGATACCCGCTTCCAGCCGATCTGGGTCGACGATGTTGCCCGGGCCATGGTAGCTTGCCTCGCCAACGATGCCACCATCCACCGCAAGCTGGAACTGGCCGGCCCCACCATCTATACCCTGCGCCAGTTGGTTCGCTATGTGGCCGGACTGGGCGGCCACAAACCGGTCGTTGTCGGCCTTCCCCAGGGGTTGGCCTTGCTGCAGGCCGGGTTGATGGAGCATATGCCGGGCCGGACGCTGCTGAGCCGCGACAACGTGCGCTCGCTGGCCGTCGACAACGTCGGCACCACCCCCTTCCCAAGCGAACTGCTCGGCTTCACGCCCACGGCGCTGGAAGCAATCGCGCCGCTCTACCTGGGCAAGGCCGAACCGAACGAGGTGCGCTCACACTTTCGCGCCGAAGCTGGACGTTGA
- a CDS encoding SGNH/GDSL hydrolase family protein: MNKESARKWVAMGLLALALLTPGWGAAQQVTFDRIVVFGTSLSDPGNVYALTGQQNTPPYDKLDPSDPFLIPSAPYAVGGHHFSDGPTWVEQFAVTRALAGNTRPAFRASNNQSSNYAVGGARARNTGALSLSAQVSRFLADFGNAAPAGALYVVEVGSNDVRDAFVTLVSGGDASGVITAALSALGNNIELLHAKGARKFLVADVPDLGLTPATLRLDQISPGARQAMSALSLSYNMGLADLLSNLQTAFADSQFVRLNVFQTVNELTGNPSAFGLSNVTAPCVTPNLPPFTCSKPSVFLFWDGIHPTKTVHAIFSKKAAQALAE, from the coding sequence ATGAACAAGGAATCTGCCAGAAAATGGGTCGCCATGGGACTGTTGGCGCTGGCATTGTTGACGCCTGGCTGGGGTGCGGCACAACAGGTGACGTTCGATCGGATCGTGGTGTTCGGCACCAGCCTGTCGGACCCGGGCAATGTGTACGCTCTGACCGGGCAGCAGAACACGCCGCCCTATGACAAGCTGGATCCCTCTGATCCTTTTCTCATCCCTTCGGCACCCTACGCCGTCGGTGGCCATCATTTCAGCGATGGGCCGACTTGGGTCGAGCAGTTTGCTGTAACGCGCGCGCTGGCCGGTAACACCCGACCGGCTTTCCGGGCTTCCAACAACCAGTCGAGCAATTATGCGGTCGGGGGTGCCAGGGCCCGGAACACCGGGGCCTTGAGCCTGTCGGCACAGGTGAGTCGTTTCCTGGCCGATTTCGGCAACGCGGCGCCGGCTGGGGCGTTATACGTGGTGGAAGTGGGCTCGAACGATGTGCGTGATGCCTTTGTCACTCTGGTGTCGGGCGGCGATGCCAGCGGCGTGATTACCGCGGCATTGAGCGCGCTTGGCAACAACATCGAGTTGCTGCATGCGAAAGGTGCACGGAAGTTTCTGGTCGCCGACGTCCCCGATCTCGGACTGACGCCGGCAACGCTGCGCCTGGACCAGATTTCCCCGGGAGCCAGGCAGGCCATGAGTGCACTATCGCTGAGCTACAACATGGGGCTGGCCGACCTGCTGTCGAACTTGCAAACAGCATTTGCCGACAGTCAGTTCGTCCGCCTGAACGTGTTTCAGACGGTCAATGAATTGACGGGCAACCCGTCGGCGTTCGGTTTGAGTAATGTCACGGCGCCTTGCGTCACTCCCAACCTCCCACCGTTCACCTGCAGTAAACCGAGCGTATTCCTGTTCTGGGACGGCATCCATCCGACCAAGACGGTGCATGCCATCTTCTCGAAAAAGGCCGCCCAGGCACTGGCCGAATAA
- the motA gene encoding flagellar motor stator protein MotA, with product MFVPIGYVLIIAACLGGFAMAGGHLGSLWQPVELVIILGAAVGAFVVANGGSPLKATAKALPTIFKGSSYTKAFYMELFALLYEILAKVRKEGLMSVEADVENPEASPVFSKYPTILHDHHVVEFICDYLRLMVGGNLNAFEIENLMDVEIETHHHEGEVPVNAVKSLADGLPAFGIVAAVMGVVHTMESVGIPPSELGKLIAAALVGTFLGILMAYGFVGPLATVLEHKLADGTRVFQTIKVTLLASLNGYAPQVAVEFGRKVLASHDRPSFKELEDHVKQAKNK from the coding sequence ATGTTCGTTCCAATCGGTTACGTCCTGATTATTGCTGCCTGCCTCGGCGGCTTTGCCATGGCCGGGGGGCATTTGGGCTCGCTGTGGCAGCCGGTGGAACTGGTCATCATTCTGGGGGCCGCAGTGGGTGCCTTCGTGGTGGCCAATGGCGGCTCTCCTCTCAAGGCAACGGCCAAGGCTCTCCCCACCATTTTCAAGGGGTCGAGCTATACCAAGGCCTTCTATATGGAGCTGTTCGCACTGCTCTATGAAATCCTGGCCAAGGTGCGCAAGGAAGGCCTGATGTCAGTGGAGGCCGACGTCGAGAATCCCGAAGCCAGCCCGGTGTTTTCCAAATATCCGACCATCCTGCACGATCACCATGTGGTCGAATTCATCTGTGATTATTTGCGACTGATGGTCGGCGGCAACCTCAACGCCTTCGAAATCGAGAACCTGATGGACGTCGAGATCGAGACTCACCACCACGAAGGTGAAGTGCCCGTCAATGCGGTCAAAAGCCTGGCGGACGGTCTACCGGCGTTCGGTATCGTGGCAGCCGTGATGGGGGTGGTGCATACCATGGAGTCGGTCGGCATCCCGCCATCCGAGTTGGGCAAGCTGATTGCCGCGGCACTGGTCGGAACCTTTCTCGGTATCTTGATGGCGTATGGCTTTGTCGGCCCACTGGCCACTGTGCTTGAGCACAAACTGGCCGATGGAACACGCGTTTTCCAGACCATCAAGGTCACGCTGCTGGCCAGCCTGAACGGCTATGCGCCGCAAGTGGCGGTCGAATTCGGTCGTAAGGTGCTGGCCTCGCATGACCGTCCGTCGTTCAAGGAACTCGAAGACCACGTCAAGCAGGCCAAGAACAAGTAA
- a CDS encoding multifunctional CCA addition/repair protein produces MKIYQVGGAVRDRLLGLPVTDHDWVVVGATPQEMKARGFRPVGKDFPVFLHPETHEEYALARTERKTGRGYHGFAFHADPDVTLEEDLARRDLTINAMACDEAGQIIDPYHGQDDLKQGVLRHVSPAFAEDPVRILRLARFAARFGFSIAPETLELMCGMVANGEVDALVAERVWQEMARGLMEKQPSRFFLVLRECGALARILPEVDALFGVPQRADYHPEIDTGDHVMRVVDYAAAHDQPLPVRFAALTHDLGKALTPADVLPRHIGHEARGEQPLLALCERLRVPADCRDLARITCLNHTKVHVAGEMRPDTVLKMFRETDALRRPERFHQMLAACLADARGRLNFEQCAYPQVDWLARMLDAALSVDAGAIAQSCADKRQIPQAVDAARIAAIAACKLTLEPAA; encoded by the coding sequence ATGAAGATTTACCAAGTCGGCGGCGCCGTGCGCGACCGCCTGTTGGGTCTGCCGGTCACCGACCACGACTGGGTCGTGGTCGGCGCCACCCCCCAAGAAATGAAAGCGCGCGGTTTCCGCCCGGTCGGCAAGGATTTCCCGGTATTCCTGCACCCGGAAACGCATGAGGAATACGCGCTGGCGCGCACCGAACGCAAGACGGGGCGAGGCTACCATGGCTTCGCCTTCCACGCCGACCCCGACGTCACGCTGGAAGAAGACCTGGCGCGCCGCGACCTGACCATCAACGCCATGGCCTGCGACGAGGCCGGGCAAATCATCGACCCCTACCACGGCCAGGACGATCTGAAACAGGGCGTGCTGCGCCACGTCAGCCCGGCGTTTGCCGAAGACCCGGTGCGCATCCTGCGGCTGGCGCGCTTCGCCGCCCGCTTCGGCTTCTCCATCGCCCCGGAAACGCTGGAGCTGATGTGCGGCATGGTTGCCAACGGCGAGGTCGATGCGCTGGTGGCCGAGCGCGTCTGGCAGGAAATGGCGCGCGGCCTGATGGAAAAGCAGCCTTCCCGCTTCTTTCTGGTGCTGCGCGAGTGCGGCGCTCTGGCGCGCATCCTGCCCGAGGTCGACGCCTTGTTCGGTGTGCCGCAACGCGCCGACTACCACCCCGAGATCGACACCGGCGACCACGTCATGCGCGTCGTCGACTACGCCGCGGCGCACGACCAGCCGCTGCCGGTGCGCTTTGCCGCGCTGACCCACGACCTGGGCAAGGCGCTCACCCCGGCCGACGTGCTGCCGCGCCACATCGGCCACGAGGCGCGCGGCGAGCAGCCGCTGCTCGCGCTGTGCGAGCGGCTGCGCGTCCCCGCCGACTGCCGCGACCTGGCGCGCATCACCTGCCTCAACCACACCAAGGTGCACGTGGCCGGCGAAATGCGGCCGGACACCGTGCTGAAGATGTTCCGCGAAACCGACGCCCTGCGCCGGCCGGAACGCTTCCACCAGATGCTCGCCGCCTGCCTGGCCGACGCCCGCGGCCGCTTGAATTTCGAACAGTGCGCCTACCCGCAGGTCGACTGGTTGGCGCGCATGCTGGACGCCGCGCTCTCGGTGGACGCCGGCGCCATCGCCCAGTCCTGCGCCGACAAGCGCCAGATTCCGCAAGCCGTCGACGCGGCGCGCATCGCCGCCATCGCCGCCTGCAAACTCACCCTGGAGCCCGCCGCATGA